The following is a genomic window from Cygnus olor isolate bCygOlo1 chromosome 26, bCygOlo1.pri.v2, whole genome shotgun sequence.
AACTCCAAAGCAGAAGAGATAGTATccaaggggaggaggaggagcaaaagaaagaaagaaatctcaaaTTCAAAATCTGACAAACAACCTTTCCATTCAGAATTGCAACCGCTAGCTCAGCACCTTGGGTTTCCATCTGTGGGGCACAGCAGCCTTTCACTGCAACGGTTTTAAGTCCACGCGGCAAATGGATGCGTTTTATTACTAGACAGAGCTCCTCCCCCCCATCACAGAACTTGAGGCTTCTCATCTCTGAAGAACCCAGAGTCTCCGCGTCTTCAGAACTCAAAAGGGAATTCTGGGGGTGCAGCTTCCCCCTCGCTACCCTCcccttgctctgctctggaAGCCCCTTTTGTTGCTTACgttggctggggagggaggaaggacaATGGACAGGGCCCCAGGGACAGAGGTATGGATTAAGATTCATGAGTTGTTCGATGAGTTTTCGTTACTTGGtgagctggaggaagaggaggaggaggaggaggagaagttcATTCCTGTGAGTCCTGGGGGGTTTGTGGCAGTGTTTTGTCCGCTTAAGCTTTTCCGGCACACAGGACACGTGTCATGCTTCGGAGAgcagacaaaaaacaagaaatatggGAAACATGGTTAGAAACACGATACAGGAGCAGCACTCGAGGAAAGGGCTAGGATGACACTTCTTCCTCTGATGAAAGGCTGCTTAGGCCTCATCATGGAGGTGTGGAAATATGTACAGAAGAGAACAGTACCACCAGCAAACCCCCAATTGCTACGAAACCCGCGAGATCCACGCAGAATGCACTAACCTGTTCCAGCCAAGGGACTATACAGCTGTTGTGGAATAGGTGATTGCAAGGTAACTGCCGGACGTTTTCCCCAACTGTATAGTCTTCTTTACACACGGGACACTCTAACCCAGAATCTGTGTCAcaagggaaagcaaaacacagctaAGCAATAAAGGAGAGAAGACAATCGAAGCACCCCTTCAGGATCCCATcaccctctcccttcccccccatTTAGCTCTTGTGCTTCTGCCCCCGCTGCTGCTTCATCCCGGGAGGGGAAACTTGTCGCTTTGCAGGCCCTACCACCACCAATCCACCTTCCACTGCCCCGGGTTTGCTGCACTGTTCCCTTCTTCAGCCTACTACGTACAAACCATATTTAATGAGCAGATGCGTGTACATGTGCACATACTCGTACCAAAGCCTCTGGTGCTCGACTTGTGCCTGCCCGACTGATCAATAAGCTCTCACCCAGCACgcctggcagagctggcagcacacgccagcacagagctgcagcctggcccAGCAGTGCGCACGTGCTTGCTCACCTCTATCTGCGCTCAACTTTTCAGAATAGACAGTTCCCCTCCCCGGGGCAAATCCATCCAGTCTACGCTGCTCTTTACTTTGTGTGAGTAGAGCAGAGCAATATTTCAGCTTTCGCCCCTCTTTGAAACGTTTTAGACCTTGAAGGTACTGgcagacaaaattaaaatcacaagaAAGCGTTGAACAGAATTTTCACAGACCTCTTTGCGAGCAATTCCCCGGAGGAGACATACACACCTACGTGTTCCTGCGTGATCTGTATGGTGGGGAGGGCCTGGatcttttctttgtctgctgGCGGCGGTCCAGTGTTTTCAAACTGATTTAGTAACTGAAAAAACAATAGGCCACACAAGGCAGAAAGATGtgagctcagcagcacacagaatCTGCTCATTTACCAAACGAGGGCACTTGAacccagcagcccctgcactGTGGGCCTTGTTTCCCACGCCTGCACCTCCAGTGGTTGCTCCCCTGCATCACAACGGCTGCTGTCAATTTCGCAGCACTGCCCAAGAGGACTGCAGACCCCATGACAACGCCAGTTTTACCTGTGTAATAATCGCATCCAAGCCATTAGCACCCCAGGCGTAGTCCATTGGATTTGAATGCAAGACTCCCCTTTAAGAATAAGAACAGCAGTTAAATTCGCGTGGGGGTATGAACAGTGTCAGAAAGAAGAGTTCATCCTTAACTCACCAGGGACCAAGTCCTAGGTTTGGTATTGTTGTTGGTGCAATAATACCATTGACCAGCTGCTGAATGATCCTGAAAGACAAGAAAgccaggattaaaaaaataattcacgTCTGCCAGGTCCCAGCCCGGAAATCTGACATGGCAAGAGTAGCTGAATACTGCTGCATCATCAGAGGGAATAGagggaaaaattaaataccCTGTAGTAACTGCAACTGCATCTTACAAACGGACGCGTGTGAAAGGCGGTCACAGCGGACAGCTGTGCCAAGAGCAGTCTTCAAGGGACTGTTCCTCAAACTGAGGAGTGAAAGACGCAGGCTGACTCGCAGCAGACTCCTCAGTGAGAAGGAGCAGGGCTTCCTCCCCAGGACCCTCGGCAGCCGCTCACCCTTCCAGCGTGGGAACGCCCTCGTGCCTGCCAGCGGCACGCCGTGCGGCGAGGCGAGCCCGGGGCTGCCTTGCACCGTATCGATGCCGGGACTGGTGCTCTCGCTCCCTCCGGTTCTCAGAGTCCCGGTTGTCTTCCGACTGCACGTTGGACCCGAACGGAATCTCAAAGCCGTCATCGAAAATCCCGAAGGCAAACTGGCCGTAGCCCTGCGGCAAGGTGAATAAGTGCTGATCCACGTTCTGGGGAGGAGAGAATTCAGGAGCAGATTGTAACGGGAACAGGAACAGCTCAGCTTTCACTGCTGGCGTCTCCTCGGCCTCCCAACAAAGACTAGTCTCTTCAGATCAGCTCACGAGCCTCAGCAGATACAGGTGCTCAGCGCACACTCAGAAGCGGCTTAGTGAGGAACAGACACAGACTGAAACtacacagaatggtttgggttggaagggaccttaaatcatctaattccaacccccctgccacgggcaggggcACCCACCTCTAGACAACTCCATAGGAACCCAAGATATAAAGACAGCTCCCCTGCTTTCTCGGTAGCTGCTGCGTGTAACTGCTGTCTTTTAAGCTGAGGCTACCGCATAGCGACACACCCAGACAGCTCTCCAGATCCCAGCTTAGCCCCCTCACGACGAGAATAAGCTACAAGGGATGGTCCTATTAAAAACGCACAGCAAAATGCTACACGCAGAGATTGCGGCAGCAGCATGGGGATGCCATTAATACCTCCTCTCCCAGACTTTATCACAATCCAGGGAACGTTTAAGCAACACGCTAACGGAGAAGTGCTTCAATTCAGCGGCAAGAGAACTTCTGAAGAGACAGGAAGGACTTACCTCAAAAGGATGCCTGCTCTGATCACTGGTTGACGTAGAGGAGCTGGTCTCATTGTCAGTGTTCCTGAGAAGAACGAAGGGTGCTGGTAAGCATCAGAAGGGTGCTGTGCGAAGATCTTCCCGGCAGAGGGGATCAAGGGACATGAGTTTGACGTgctgagcagaggcagagctgctcagtACACAGGAAGCGAGCCAGAGCTGAAAGGGACCTCAGAGGTCCGTTCCCCTGCCCGTCCGCTCCGTGGCAGGAGAGGTTCCATCCCAAACAGAAACCAGCCTGCCTCAGGTGCTCATTTTCTAGTTGTCCCtatcaattttcatttttccccccatgcAGCCCTCAGTTCCTCGTGTCTTCACCTCTCTCCCAACACTTTCAGATTCCAATTTTGTGAAGCCACAGAGAAGCCACGATGTCAAGCAAGGATTCCCTGCACAATCCACCTCAAACAAGCCAGCTAATCCTCTGGGGCACCAGGAAGAGAAGACTTAAGGTACAACCCCTGACCACTACGACCCAAACACGCTCAAGTCTAATCTCGAATCAAAGGAACTTCTCTGTTGCAGCAGCATGTGACCAAACAGGACAGGCTAGTAGGAAAACTCTTAACGCCATTAGGCTTCTGCTTTCGGAGAGCTGCAGGAATATTTGCTGCTCAGTGTCCAGGTCTACATTTTGACATTATAGGTAACAAAAAACTAAGGTTCGGAGATTAAGAGCCTCTCCCCAAGGTCACAGCAAACGACCAGCAGAGGTAGGGTTTGCCAGGACCGATTTTCCACCTCTCAGGTTGGCGTAGTCAAACAAAAGGTCACCTTGTCAGCGCAGAACCCTCCGCTGGCGACGAGCTGCTCTCCCCCAGCTCTAAGAGCAGTCGGGAGGCAGCAAGGCGCGTCCGACACACGCCCCAGGCAGCGCAGCGAGCCCTTGCACTGAGCGCGTGCCAGGCTGGCTGCACGCTGCCCAGCCCGTGCTGCTCCCGGCTGAGGTCCAGCCAGCGCCTGAGACACGAGGACATTTCTGCCACCCTCGCCCATTCTGACACTGCCAGGGAGCAGTCCCGCTGCAGAGTCAGCAGTAAGACACGTGAACGCAGATCTCAGCTGCCTCGGTGCAGAGTCCAAAGTCTTAGCCAAAACACAGTGCCACTGGTGCTTTAAACTAGGTTACACGCGCTCTCCCTTCTGCAGGTGGTTGAAATCTCCTCTGGGATGGTTAGAGCAGAacagttcagctggaagggaccttcagagatcacctagtccaactgCCCGACcgcttcagggctaaccaaacGCTAAAGCACAcgagggcattgtccaaatgcctctcgAGCGCTGACAGGCACGGGGCCACCAAGCACCTctccaggaagcctgttccagcgtCGGCCCCCCCTCCcagtacagaaatgtttcctaacgcccagtctgaccctcccctgCGCAGCTTTGTGCCCTGCCTGCCGCTCTCAGTGACCGGGGAGCAAAGACCGGTGCCTCCCCtgctcaggaagctgcagagagcaacgAGGTCGCCTCTGGGTCCTCTTTTCGCATGTGCCACGAGGAAAGCCTCTCTAAcgctttttcttcttgttttaaatcaaCACATTCGCCCCCCAACCTCTACCAGCGCTGACACTCAGCACCGGCTGATTTGCCTACACAAATTATGTACTACACACCCATGGTGACAGGCCACAAACtggccagaaggaaaaaaaaaaagtgtagtgaCAGTGCCTTTTACctagaaagaggaaaagcacaaaACGGGTTGGGATCACCCTTGCAAAAGCCTTTGGGAGCAGCGCGTTACCTTGGCTCTTCAGGAAGTTCTTCAATGAACCCAGATTCGCACCGTGGGCAGATGTAGTCCTGCGGGAGAAGAAACAGAGTGAGAAAAGCGAGTGGTTAAAGAGCCACAAGGAGCGCCCGCAGCGCGGTGGGATGGAAGAGGagagccctgcagcccacggTCCCAGCCCCACGCCACGATCAGAGCGCGTGCGACAGCCCCCAGGGAGCCAGGCAGCTTCTCCGGGAGCTGCGACGCCTTCAGCAGCACGTTTCTTGTGGATCAGAGCCAGCGAGACGTGCCATATTCCAACGCCAGGGCGACATGGGCAGAAGCATTCACTTCTGCTGCACAAACGGCCAGACCAAGCAGGCAGCCAGCCTTGAATTCAGGAAACCTCTTCGATCAGTCTTACAGCAGAGCGTAAAAAGAGATCGATACCCCACGTTGTACCCGCTAGAAAGGGAATTCTGCCCTGATGAAGATAATTCAGGGAATAACTCGGCACAGACAGCAGAGTTCCTCTCACCATCTGGCTGTGTACTACTGTAACCAGCCTCAAATCccatttcactttattttaaggGTAAAAACGGTTTGCCCAGCCAGCACAGACAGACCAGTTATTGTACAAAACACATTAGCAAGTCTGTCACCAACATTGCTCAGCACAGACAGCAAGCAGGGCTTGCAGAGCCAAAAAGCCCCACAAACCACCGATGTCTGCCGACACCAGGCTCATGAGGCAAATTGCTAAGCCTGACCCTGTTTGGGACTCGGGTTTAGAAAAGATTTGGGTGATACTGGTGGACCCACAGCGTACACAAAACGTTAGGGAACATCCCACGCGGCATTGGCTGAAGTGAAAGCAAAACCTCCGGCATTCCCAGAAGGGGAACTCAACGCCAGGCTCCAAACAGCTGCGGGCTTTGTGGGCATTCCCCCACGTCCCCAGGAGGCCAAACTGTCCTCACGAGAGGCCAAGGAGGGAGCTGCACCGCGGGCTGGTTCCAGCGACATCCTCACTTGGGAAGGGCTGAAGGAAAGCCGCGACTGATGTCCTCGGGGGCTCCCAGCACTCGAGCTCAGGAGACACAAGAGGGGCATTCTGCGAGGCACAATGCCCCAGCCTCACACTCCCACGCTCAGCGCTCGTCCCAGAGAGCCACTGCCACCCTTGTGGCTTAACCCTGAGGAGCGAGCATGCTGGAATAACCAGCCTGTGTACTCGGGAGCAGGCCTCCCTGAGCTCCCTACGCGTCCCCCCCCCAACGCTGGGGGTCAGCGAGGAACCTGACTCACACCTCACGACCACGCTGCCGCAGCAAGGAGCCCAGAGCGCTTCGGATCACGGAAGGAAATCCCTCCGCTCAGCACGAGGCAGTCAGCGCGCCGGGGGAGCGGCAACGCCACGGCACCGCTGAGTCACCGGAGGAAGCCACAGGTCCCGTCCCTGCGCCCGGCCTCGCCCCACCTACGGCAGAGCTGCCGCGGGCACGCGGCCCCGCGAAACCTGGCGCGAGGGACAGGACCGGACCGGACCCGACCCCTGGGTGACAGGGCCAGCCTCGGCACGGAGAAGTTCAGGACCTGCTGAGACCAGCGCTAGCCCCGTTTACCCCTCTAGGTTCGAACTGACGTGAGTCCCGGAACAAAGCTGGTGGATTCccagagaggggagaggagggagaggaggcgAGTCTCACGGCGCGGCCCGATAAGACATCTGCGATCGCGCCTCAGGCGCTGCGGGAGGACCCGATAAGGGCGCGCGGAAGGCGGCAGCGCCAGCGCTCCCCTCGGAGCCGCTCCCGCCTGCCCAGCGAGATAAGGAGGCGGCAGGCACCGAGCAGCTGCAAGGCCTCCGGAGaggcctgcaggggctgcaacTCCCTCTTCCGGGCAGAGCCCTTCAGGTTGGCGATTGTGAAACCACCAGATGTACAGAATTTACACAACGCGATTTCAGCAATGTTTCTGCACCATCCAAAGTCTTCCCTAAGCTGTCACCAGCACACAGGGACTCCCGTGCAGGTCGCAGGAACTCAGAGCAATCGCCTCTGCCTTGGAAACAAGCCCTTTCTCTTTTACTTCTCACCAGCACGTCACCGGGACGAATTATTGCACCGGGCACGCTTGAGAGAAGGCAGAAGTCGGCAATTCGCTCCTCTCACCTCTCTTCTCGACGGGAGCTGTGTTTtgcccccctcgcccccctcAGACACAACTCCCGACACCGAGATCAGCGAATTCCTCGGCAGCCGGAGCAGCGCGAGCGCCAGCGGTGGCGTTCCTCAGCTGCCTCCGCCGCTCGCTCTGCGGTCGGGAAGTGAAACCGAGCGAACCTGGATCCCGCAGCGAGCTGACTACCCGCTGCCTGGACCCGCGCCAACACCAGCAGCCGCCCGCTCCCCGCCACGCTCCGCCGCTGCCGCCCGTGCTCCGCTGGCACGGGCCCAGCGCCGGGCGTCGGAACGGGGACAGGCGGCCGGACGCCGCCCGCAGCTCCGGCGGCCTGGCAggagccggccccgctccgTCTCAGCCGGGTCTCACCTGGGTCGCCCCCCCGCcgggcctcccccccccccgctgacGGGCCGCAGGGCCGCACCGCGCAGCGCCGGCCCCGCACGGCCACAGCCCCCGGGGACCGCGGGGCCCCGCGCagagcccggcccagcccccGCCGAGCGGGGCCGCCCGGGCCCGGTCACGGAGGGAGGCACCCGGGCGGGGCTCGTGTCCCagcggagccccccccggccccggccccggccccggccacCGAACCGCTCACGGCGCGGCGCCACGAGCCGGGGCAGGCGGgcaccgggccgggccgcggggaCGCCCCCAAGGCTCAATAACGCGCGCAGGGAACCGCGGCGGCGCCGTGACAGCAGCGGCGGGACCCGGCCGGGCTCCCCCCGGCAGCGGCGCCCCGAGACCCCGGCGGAGCGCCCGGAGCCGCCCCGGGGGCGGCAGCGCccagggcccggcccggcccggcccgcacCGGGGCcgcgcagccgccgccgcccggccgccccccgccccggtcccggtcccggccccgctcacGGGCAGGCGCGGGGCGATCTCGGCCGCGCAGCAGTGGCAGAAGAagcggccgggctgcggggacgCCTCCGCCATCTTCCCacccccccgcgccgccccgccccgccccgccccgcccggcgaCGCGCGGCCGAGGAGACGGCGGCCGGGAGGGGACAaaaaggggcgggggggaacGCGGGAAGgaaggggcggggcggggcgggggcggggcggacggggaggggcggggccggggaggggccgggggcgcgtTCCCGTCCCGCTCCCGTTCCCGGTCTCGGTCCCGTTCCCATTCCCGTGCCCGTCCCGTTCCCGTTCCTGttcccatccccgtccccgtcccgccCTCACACCCATCCCGTCCCCGTTCCCCTCCCGTCCCCGTTCCCCTCCCGTCCCCATACTCGTCCCTtcccgtccccatcccagtTCCCGTTCTCGTCCCGTTCCCATTCCCGTCCCCGTTCCCCTCCCGTCCCCgttcccctcccacccccatccccgtccccgtcccgtccccgtgcattttccccttcccccccggccctgcccggtCTCAGAACCGCCGTGaccccggccccgagccccgctcCCCAAAAACCACccggagggggcgggggggttcCGGCCCCCCCCCGGTCACACACCGCCCTCCCCGCAGCGCCCCACGCGCGTGCACGAGCGGCGGCGCCGCGcgcccggccgcagcccccggcggcAGCCGGCAGGTggctcccggggccggggccggggcggaCACCGGGGGGCTCCCGGCGGCACCGAGCCCGGCCGGGGCTTCGCtgccgccgggggggggcgcggcggcggggcgggagcggcggcgggggtGCGGGACGGGGTGCGGGGTGGGGAAGTGGGACGGGGATGTGGGGTGGGGATGCGGGGCTCTGCGGGGTGAGGACGTGGGACGGGGAtgcggggaggggaggcagcgtGGGGATATGGGACAGGGATGTGGGACGGGGATGCGGGGCTCTGCGGGGCAGGGATGCGGGGGGGCCGCAGGACAGGGATGCGGAGCTCTGCGGGCAAGCCCCGCGGCTGCCCCCCACGCATCACCGGTGGGGAAGCGCCCACGCAGGCCGGGGACACGGGACCCTTCCTCCCGGCCCCGTTTCCCGGCTGCGGCACAAGCCGCCACCCGCGCGAACGGGTGAATGGGTGCCGGGTGCCCGTGGGACGGggcggcgggacggggcggcGGGACCTGGCTCCACTGACCTCGTCCCTCTGGAATTCCCTGACGCAGGAGCTGCGGAAGCCGAACGTGGCGGCGCGTGCTGGGACAGGGCGGCAGCAGCTGTTCCTGCACGTGGAGGCAGCCGCCCCAGCCCCTCGGCCTCgcagccccccccggctccctcGCAGGGCCTGGGCATCACCCCTGGGCTGGGGGGTCCGGGCAGGCAGTGAGCAccgtggcagggctggggccgtGCCCCCCGCTCGCTGCGCCCACCCTCCCGacccgcagcccctgccctggggccGCATCGAGCTCCCTCCCGAGAGCCTCgccagggctggaggcagccctgGCCCCAGGACGCTGACGCACACCTGGGGAGGGGTGCCCGGGGTGGGCGCACCCCAGGGATGAGGTTTCCGGACCCGGCCATGCCCCCTGCCCCACTGCCCCGAGGGAGCCTGGCTCTGGTCGGAAGCAAATTTGAGTCACCCTGCGAAGCCAGCGGCTGGGGCGATTTTCCCACggtgctgcagaaggcagcaaacTGCACCCTCTCGAGAGAGGCCTGACGAAGGGGTGACACCTCCCGAATTAGCATCGATTCATCGTTAGACAGAGCCTGCTCCCCAGGCGGGCAGAGCAGCCACCCCGctcagggagagagggagggttTGGGCCGAGGGCAGGGGAAAACATCACGGGGCCGTTGTTGTCTGAGGGGACGGGATGGGCTGGAAGGCGCCTGGGGTaccctgcagtggcagggggACGCGTGCCCCTCTGTGATCCCAGCCCGGGGATTTGGATTCACGGGAACCTGTGCGTGCATCGGCCCCGCAGCGAGACCTGTGGGCGTTGGGGAGCGGGGGCGCACGGCGTGGGGCCGGCGGCCTCCCCTGCGAGCAGGGGGTCAGCACGGGGCCTGGCAGGAGCCGCAGCCTGGGCGTCGCGGGAAAGGCAAAGAGAACGGTGCTGCTCCCAGCGtcggagcaggaggaggaggaggaggaggaggtggaggtggaggagggctGGTGTTCACATGGGAGCCGGCCCAGGCAGCGGTGCCCTGTGCCCAGGCCCGCGGTGCCCGCCGGCCCCAGGGCAGGGAGCGTTCCCGCAGCCGGTGCGGATGTGGCGGCGCGGTCCCAGGGTGCCCGGCGGGGTTAGGCAGGGCCGGGGCCACCCGCTGCCACTCGCAGCGCCCGGCCGTGGGTGTTGGCGATGAGCTCACCTCCCGAGACGTTACTTAATG
Proteins encoded in this region:
- the RNF126 gene encoding E3 ubiquitin-protein ligase RNF126 produces the protein MAEASPQPGRFFCHCCAAEIAPRLPDYICPRCESGFIEELPEEPRNTDNETSSSTSTSDQSRHPFENVDQHLFTLPQGYGQFAFGIFDDGFEIPFGSNVQSEDNRDSENRREREHQSRHRYGARQPRARLAARRAAGRHEGVPTLEGIIQQLVNGIIAPTTIPNLGLGPWGVLHSNPMDYAWGANGLDAIITQLLNQFENTGPPPADKEKIQALPTIQITQEHVDSGLECPVCKEDYTVGENVRQLPCNHLFHNSCIVPWLEQHDTCPVCRKSLSGQNTATNPPGLTGMNFSSSSSSSSSSSPSNENSSNNS